A DNA window from Bradyrhizobium sp. CCBAU 53421 contains the following coding sequences:
- a CDS encoding NAD(P)/FAD-dependent oxidoreductase, protein MRYTDIAIIGGGLAGSTAAAMLGRAGIPTAVIDPHQVYPFDFRVEKISGDLQLARFARTGLAESVLRSATLDGENWIARFGHLLDRQPSRQYGIMYDALIAAIRAEIAGPAVIIHDKVVNVATSSERQRLVLSGGEEISARLVVLANGLNVGLRRMLGIERLVTSHCHSISIGFDFVPVGRPAFPFAAMTYFSERPSDRIPYITLFPVGNRMRANLFTYRQADDPWLRAMRRNPVETLNAALPRLGRLTGEFDVAGDIKIRPADVYVSTGYRQAGVVLVGDAFASTCPVTGTGTDKVFTDVSQLCNVHIPAWLASDGMGEEKITAFYNDPVKTECDAWSNAKAFKFRDVSIGSGPYWQAQRWARFLGYLGRGSLRRLQRPQAASATRPASHFRQRPHAADRA, encoded by the coding sequence ATGCGGTACACCGACATCGCCATCATCGGCGGAGGTCTTGCGGGCTCGACGGCAGCCGCCATGCTCGGCCGTGCCGGGATACCGACCGCCGTGATCGACCCGCATCAGGTCTATCCGTTCGACTTCCGCGTCGAGAAGATCAGCGGCGACCTCCAGCTCGCGCGATTCGCCCGGACCGGGCTTGCCGAATCCGTGCTCCGCTCGGCGACGCTGGATGGCGAGAACTGGATCGCGCGATTCGGCCACCTGCTCGACCGCCAGCCAAGCCGGCAATACGGCATCATGTACGACGCTCTGATCGCCGCGATTCGGGCCGAGATCGCCGGGCCGGCGGTAATCATCCACGACAAGGTCGTCAATGTCGCGACCAGCTCCGAGCGGCAGCGGCTGGTGCTGTCCGGCGGCGAGGAGATCTCCGCGCGCCTCGTGGTGCTTGCCAACGGCCTGAATGTCGGGCTGCGCCGGATGCTCGGCATCGAGCGGCTGGTGACCAGCCACTGCCACTCGATCTCGATCGGCTTCGATTTCGTCCCCGTGGGCCGCCCCGCCTTCCCGTTCGCGGCCATGACCTATTTCTCGGAGCGGCCGAGCGACCGCATCCCCTACATCACGCTGTTTCCGGTCGGAAACCGGATGCGCGCCAACCTCTTCACCTATCGCCAGGCCGACGATCCCTGGTTGCGCGCGATGCGGCGCAATCCGGTCGAGACGCTGAATGCCGCCCTTCCGCGGCTGGGCCGGCTCACCGGCGAATTCGACGTCGCTGGCGACATCAAGATCAGGCCCGCCGACGTCTATGTCAGCACCGGCTATCGGCAGGCCGGCGTCGTGCTGGTCGGCGACGCGTTCGCCAGCACCTGCCCTGTCACCGGCACCGGGACCGACAAGGTGTTCACCGACGTGTCCCAGCTCTGCAACGTCCACATCCCGGCCTGGCTCGCGAGCGACGGCATGGGCGAGGAGAAGATCACGGCGTTCTACAACGATCCGGTCAAGACGGAATGCGACGCCTGGTCGAATGCCAAGGCATTCAAATTCCGCGACGTGTCGATCGGCAGCGGACCCTACTGGCAGGCCCAGCGCTGGGCGCGCTTCCTCGGCTATCTCGGCCGGGGCTCGCTGCGCCGGCTGCAACGCCCGC